The region TCCTGGGGAACCACCTTAACCCTGGGCAGTGGGTTGAGTCCAAGGGCCTTGTAAGCCCTCTCCAGGATTAATGGGTTTGTTATTAACCTCAACTCCAGGTTCAGTGCATGGCTTAATTGAATTAGGTCCATCGCCTCGTAAACACCGCGTGGACCATCGACTACGCCCACGACCCTATTAACCCAGTCCATGGGTATGGAATCCCTACGCTTACTAAACAATTCACTGGTTGAGTAACCCACTATGAATGAGTCCTCCCTAACCTCCACGTATATGTAATACCTAGGGTTCTCCAGGTCGGGGGTTGCGAATTGGGATAGGTAATTACCCAACTCCCTCGCCAACTCCACACTCGTCATTGGAAACCTCTTATCAATCCTCCTAACAATAACCTTAAACGTACCACCGCCACCACCGACCAACTTCATGAGCAACTCCCTACACACAGCCTTGAGCTTATCCAGGTCCCTATCAATGACCCCGTGGATTATCGAGACGTGAGACACGTAGTCCAGCTCTCTGACCTTACTAATGACATCACCACCGCAATTACCCACGTCAATGATTGCCTTATTACGGCCCCACTCCACGATTTCCCCACACCCAATGCTCAGTAGTACGTCGTATGGCTTCAAATCCCTTATTGAGGGCTCGAAGGTCACCAGTAACCTCATTGCTCAATTAATACTGCCTTACACACTATATTAAGGCTTGTTGGTTCACTAAATCGTGAGCTCCCTTATCAATGCATCCAGCCCCTCCCTGGTGCTCGGGACCTTGTGGGTCTTCACTATAACCCCATCACTAATCCTGGAAACCCTGTGGCAATTACCGATTAATTCCAGGTTGTGCGTGACCATGACTATGGTCATCCCCAACTCCCTATTCAACCTCCTGAAAATGCCCATGATAACCTCCGCACTCTTTGTGTCCAGGTTCCCAGTAGGCTCATCAGCAAGTAATAACCTTGGCCTAGCCACAATGGCCCTTGCAATGGCAACCCTCTGCTGCTCACCACCACTCAATTCACTGGGCCTCCTTCTGGCCTTATCACTGAGGCCCACCATCTCCAGGGCCTCGAGCGCCAACTTCCTACGCTCACCAGGGCCCACACCCCTGGCTATTAGTGGTAACTCCACATTCTCAATGACAGTCATCCTGGGTATTAAGTAGTAGAGCTGGAATACGAAGCCCACGTACTCATTCCTATACCTATCAAGCTCGGCATTGGAGAGCCTATGGAGTTCATAAGGTCCAACCCTCAGGTAACCCCTACTAACCCTATCAAGGCCACCAATGAGGCTCAGCAGTGTTGTCTTGCCGGAACCACTCGGGCCCACTATGCACCTGAACTCACCCTCATCAACCTCCAGATTAACACCACGAAGCGCGGGGTAATCACCGTAAAACTTCCAAACATCCCTAGCCTCTATAAGGGGCACAGCACATGGGGACGCACATCATTAAATACCTAACTCACTATACTGTTGGAACAAAGATGCCGCAATGACCACGTTACTGAGCCCTATAGAGAGGAGAGATAGCTTTATAAAATAATGATTACTCGTTACTCGATGTCGAAAAAGATAACGAAAAAGAGTAAGAGGTACCTCATAATTACGGTAATAATAGCCCTGGCACTGGCCATGACCGTAGTGGCCCAGCAGTACTACAACACCGCACCACCATTCTCCATAGTTAATATTGAGACAATACCATCACCAAGCACAACGGGCATTAGCAAGGTCACAATAACACTACTCTACATAGGAGGTAACTACCTCTATAACACCGAGTTCCAATTAACCACGTGCAGCGGCACTGTGGTGTCCCGAAACCCAGTCTTCATTGGTTGGTTAAGCCCTGGACAGGAGGTAACGATTAGTTACCTAATAAACTCCACACTACCCATAAATTGCCAGGCCACACTAACGGCATCATGGGCCGCGGAGTACGAGGCATCACCAAGGGCCCAAATAACAACCTACATAGAGGTGAGCGGCTCAGGATCCACAACCATAAACTTCCCACTTGTTATCTACGGAACCCCAGACATCACAATATCCACAAACACCACTAGCGTGGTAAGTAACATGGTGAACCCCGTGAAAATACTCATAGTAAACAACGGAAGCGGCCCAATATACAACCTCCAGGTCACGGTAACACCCCAGGGCGCCGTAATGAGCGGGGTCACCAATGTCATTAGCATAGGCACACTAAACCCAGGCGGTAGGTATGGGTTGGTGCTTTACCTAATACCAACGTCAACGGGCCCCATAAGCCTAAACATAGCATACTCGGGCATTGACCAGAGCGGTGGCTCAATCAATGGGGCATATACAATAAGCCTTGGCGTGGTCACCGCATCCCCAAGCCAGGTACTGGTATTCCCAGTGAATTCCTCATTAACCGTGGGCCTGGGCAGGATTATCCTGGGCATTAGAAACACAAACCCAGTGCCCATTGACAACGTAACCCTGGTACTAACCTCAGTATCAGGGGTTAACCTAATGGGCACAACAACCTACGAAATAACCAGCATAATGCCCGGCTCCACGTACTACCTGGAAATACCCATAGCAGTATCAATAACCTCATCCTCAGCAACCATAACCTACGCACTATCATACCAATACTCCAACGGCTACCCAGCAAGCACCCAGGGAAGCCTATCACTAACGGTACTCAGCACACCATCAATACTAGTGACCGGTTACCAAATAGCCCCAACACCAACTCGGGTTGGTAATGTAACCTCCGTATCCCTAAACTTCGTAAACACAGGGCCTATTCCAGCGTACAACCTAAACGTGACCATAATACCAGGGCCTGGGGTTAGGGTAATAAGTCAGTCAAGCACATACATGGGAACCCTGAACCCACAGCAGTTGGGCGCCGTGGCCTTCAGCTTCATACCCACAAGACCAGGTAACACCACAATAACATTCCTAATACAGTACGTTGACCAGTACGGTCAATCACACAATGTCTACTACACGGTACCAATAACCGTTACTGGCAATGCCACATTCACCACATCACCAATAGGGGCCGGCGCATCCTCGGGCCAAGGCTATTATTACAGGAGACCGCCAGTGATTAGTTACGTGTTGATCGGCATTGCGGTGCTTGCTGTCGTGATCATAGTGGTGATTGTGCTTGTCCTACGTAGGGTGGGGCGCAAATGAGGGTGGCGGATTACTTCAGGCTTGCCTGGGGAGCCCTGTGGGAGCGTAGGGGTAGGACTATAGGTGCCATTGTCGGTATCATAATAGCCATCGTGGCCCTGGGGCTAGCCCTGGGCCTCGGCCAGGGCTACAGGACACTGGCCTTTGGTTTCTTCGAGAGAGTGTTCGGCACAAACACGATATTCCTATTCCCAGGGGAGAACTCAAGGCTAACCCTAACCAATGTTTACGAAATCCTAAACATACCCCACGTAACCAACGCAGTACCCATACTGGCAACCACGGTCAGGGTGACTATAAACGGGCACACGGTAACAGCAACCCTAATGGGCGTAACCGCACAGGAACTAGAACAACTATACGGAGTAACATCACTAAACAACGCACTCCTATCCGGAGCCCCACTGCTAACCCCCGGAATAGCCCTCGTGGGCTACAACGTGGCATTCACAAGCACAGGACAGCAAATTGCATACCCAGGGCAGGTGATCGTACTAACAACACCAGGCGGTACCCAGGTAACCTACACAATAGGAGGCGTACTTCAATCAAGCGGCATAGGGATTATTGGGCTTAACCCAAACAATGCCATATTCATAGACATGAACACATTCCTAGCACAATTCGACCCAGGCGGCTTGGTCAATGGGGTGATAATCTACGTGGACTCACCAAACAACGTCAATGAAGTAACCAACGAGTTGAAGGCCCTATTCCCCATGGACCAGGTACTCAACCTATCCACCCTACTCACAAGCATAAACCAATTCTTCACAGTACTGGAGTTATTCCTGGGCTTCATAGCGGGTATAAGCTTCGTCATAATTGGGATTTGGATATTCGACACGATGATGATAAGCATCATCCAGAGAACCAGGGAGTTCGGTATAATGAGAGCCGTGGGCTTCAGCGGCAGGTCAATACCCATACTACTAATAATAGAATCGGTAATAATAGCCCTAATAGGCTCCGCAATAGGCACAGCACTGTTAGCGGCAATAGTACACGCAATACCACAACCCACAAACCCATTCAACCCCAGGGCCTTCGCAAGCTCACCATCAATAACACTACCCATTGTGGTAACACCAATAGACTTTGCGGCATTATTCATACTACCCATAGCAATAAACATACTGGCATCACTAATACCCGCACTAAGGGCCATGAGAATACCCCCAGCACAGACACTAAGGTACGAGTAAAAATTAAAGACGCCGTGAGCATCTTTAATTCCTTATGACTTTAGACCAGCTCATGCCTACACTCAGCTTATATACATGATATACATGGTGTGCAAATGTTTATCATTTCTTTCCAAATAATATCATAGTGAGCGGATAATATGCTGGGGCAGGGTGATATTAAAAATAGAAAGAAAAGATCAACCCTATACTACGCAGTAATCGGCTTTGGCATATTAATGTGGGCAACACTAGCCCTCACAATCCTACACTTAATTTCCACTCAATACTATAACTGGTTACTCATTATTTACCTCTTTATTTTTAACATTTTATATATTTTGTATAGTTATCGTGAGTACGCTGAAAAGATTGGCGTCAATACCAGGTTAATTATTAGCAATGGGCTTCTTGCCACCCTCATAGTAGCGACCCTGGATATTATAATAGCCATGACTTGGCAGTACCACCCACCACTCCTTAGGGGTGAGGGCCCATTGGTAAGTTTCATCATGATATACCTAAGCCTAATCGCGGGCCTATTAATTGGCCTTTTAATTTACGACTTACTAATTTACCGCTATTTCGACCCAATATTTAAGAGGCGAGGCTTATTCATCGGCTCCTTTGGCGGGGTTAATGCCTACGTATTCAATGGAAGGTATAACGGGTTTGGCTTCAGTAGCCTATTGAGGGGCATTGCCTTCGTTTTCACACCCAATGGCACCCTTGATGATACGGGCAGGGCCATACTGGCCCATGAGATTGAACATGCAAGGGATAGGCATGGTTTAGTGATTATCTCCACGGCCCTTTTATTCCCAGCGGCTATAGTAACATCCACATACCTCAATAACCCCACTAGTTATGCGTTCCTCCTATTCGCACCATTCCTAATTATGTTAACATTCCTTACCTGGCGCCTTTGCGAGATTCACGCGGACTTAGCGATGCATAGAGCCTTTGGTGCCAGGTCACTTGATTATTTACGTAATGCCATTAAGGCTATGTACGGCGTTGACGATTTTAAGAGGGTACCGCTTAGGTCTAGGATTACCCACCCAGGTAGGCGTGACCTAGTCCTCGCCTTCGGCGACGCCGTGGCTCCCCATGCACCCTGGGAGATCCCGCTGATGGCCTCGTTATTTGTGGGCGGTGTTGTCGGGACCTCACTAATTCATTGGCTGACCCCCATTGGGTTTAATACCAGGGTCCTTATACTTTATTATTCCCTGGTCGTTATTAATGCCCTAATACTCATTTTCTCACTTGGCCTTGTTTACAGGCCCATTGTTAGGTTATTCCTCGATAACCTGCTGACGGAGAGAGGCTTACTGAATACTTCATTGCTCCTGTCAAGCATATACGTGGCCTCATCATCAATATCCGTACTCACGTCCATTACACCATTCCCAAACACATTATTACTCATACCCCTATTAATTGCCCTAGCCGCTGTGTATCACTACTCACGTAACTTCAGGGCATCTCTGATGGCGGTGGCGGCCACAATGGCGGTGTTCGTCGCGGTGGGTTACTTATTAACACTGTTAATACCCATGATTGCACCACGATTAATGCCCATGTTACGTACGTAGATATGGAACGCTTAAGCGTGGTTATCCCATTTCTCCTGGGCAATCATGGCTTAATTCAGGATCTAGTTAATGATTAAACCCCGGAAACCAACGGTTGTGGGAAACCTTTATATCCTAAGCCGTGATTTACTTAGTAATGAGGAAGGGAATGTTAATAACGGGCATGGTGTTATTGGTAATCGCCATTGCATTATTCGCAATAGGCTTTACAGGCGCCGCAAAAGTCATAGGCACCCCCTCATCCTCACCCAAAACCATAAGCCTAAGCCCCGGCGACGAGATCCTAATAGGCAGTGTTGAAGCCGGTACAGCACTGGGTATGGTGTATAATGACTCATTGAATAAACCACTGGGGGTGAATTACACAAGCCCTGGGTACCTAAGCACCACGCAGGTTGATGGGCTCTACGTGGTGACGTACGCACCCCTAAGTGGTGTTGGTGATTTATACCTAGTTAATAATTATACAACTACCGTCAGCGTAACGTACAGGGTCATATCCATATCAGCATCCAGCGGTTTAATCACCTCGGGCGTGATGATATTCCTATCCATAGTGATCGGAATCGTGGGATTAATACTAACCATACTAGGCGCGGTGCTTAAGCCAAGGCATTAATCACTCCTTCCTTTCCCGCTTCCTATTGGGACCTATTAAACCAGCCATTAAGTGCCCCTCGGCAATGGCTATGAACACCAGGAGCTTAGCCCTATACTCAATGAGATCCCTCCTACCAGTCTCCAGGGCCTCCAGGTACATGTGCTCCGCAATCTCCCTAAGCGTCTGTATGTCCTCCCACGTGTACTCCTCATAGGGCTTCTCCACTATTAAATACCTCAATTTCTTATAATCCTCCTCAGTGTAGTACTTGGTCCTCACCATGGGGATCGTAGAAAGCACCCTCTTAAGTGCAAGGGCCTCCGCATCACTAATCACATTCTTAATCGCCAAGACATCGATTAAGGCATTCCCAAAGCCCTCCACCGAGTTTGACAGTAATCTAATGGCACCCTCAATACCCGTTAACCTCTTCTCCACACTACCCAGCCTATTTTCAATATTACCCAGCCTATTCTCAAGATTATTAAGCCTAGCCTCCACCCTCTCCTCAACCCTATTCACCCTATCCCAAAGTAATGTGGTGATTATGGCGATGACCGCGGTTATGCTGCCAATCACTGTGGCAACCGATGTTACATCCATCAAAATTAATAAACCACAACCCATTATTAAGCCTTTACTTAGTTATTTTTACA is a window of Vulcanisaeta thermophila DNA encoding:
- a CDS encoding COG1361 S-layer family protein, giving the protein MSKKITKKSKRYLIITVIIALALAMTVVAQQYYNTAPPFSIVNIETIPSPSTTGISKVTITLLYIGGNYLYNTEFQLTTCSGTVVSRNPVFIGWLSPGQEVTISYLINSTLPINCQATLTASWAAEYEASPRAQITTYIEVSGSGSTTINFPLVIYGTPDITISTNTTSVVSNMVNPVKILIVNNGSGPIYNLQVTVTPQGAVMSGVTNVISIGTLNPGGRYGLVLYLIPTSTGPISLNIAYSGIDQSGGSINGAYTISLGVVTASPSQVLVFPVNSSLTVGLGRIILGIRNTNPVPIDNVTLVLTSVSGVNLMGTTTYEITSIMPGSTYYLEIPIAVSITSSSATITYALSYQYSNGYPASTQGSLSLTVLSTPSILVTGYQIAPTPTRVGNVTSVSLNFVNTGPIPAYNLNVTIIPGPGVRVISQSSTYMGTLNPQQLGAVAFSFIPTRPGNTTITFLIQYVDQYGQSHNVYYTVPITVTGNATFTTSPIGAGASSGQGYYYRRPPVISYVLIGIAVLAVVIIVVIVLVLRRVGRK
- a CDS encoding ABC transporter ATP-binding protein — its product is MPLIEARDVWKFYGDYPALRGVNLEVDEGEFRCIVGPSGSGKTTLLSLIGGLDRVSRGYLRVGPYELHRLSNAELDRYRNEYVGFVFQLYYLIPRMTVIENVELPLIARGVGPGERRKLALEALEMVGLSDKARRRPSELSGGEQQRVAIARAIVARPRLLLADEPTGNLDTKSAEVIMGIFRRLNRELGMTIVMVTHNLELIGNCHRVSRISDGVIVKTHKVPSTREGLDALIRELTI
- a CDS encoding THUMP domain-containing protein is translated as MRLLVTFEPSIRDLKPYDVLLSIGCGEIVEWGRNKAIIDVGNCGGDVISKVRELDYVSHVSIIHGVIDRDLDKLKAVCRELLMKLVGGGGGTFKVIVRRIDKRFPMTSVELARELGNYLSQFATPDLENPRYYIYVEVREDSFIVGYSTSELFSKRRDSIPMDWVNRVVGVVDGPRGVYEAMDLIQLSHALNLELRLITNPLILERAYKALGLNPLPRVKVVPQENALDGIDVPIVLSMHARDNERRLIEVARELRNTNAVIGFVLGNEYDDVSLSLRRRAMYEVRLGPFTGHPMRTTNALSYALGVLFTVWSLGT
- a CDS encoding ABC transporter permease; the protein is MRVADYFRLAWGALWERRGRTIGAIVGIIIAIVALGLALGLGQGYRTLAFGFFERVFGTNTIFLFPGENSRLTLTNVYEILNIPHVTNAVPILATTVRVTINGHTVTATLMGVTAQELEQLYGVTSLNNALLSGAPLLTPGIALVGYNVAFTSTGQQIAYPGQVIVLTTPGGTQVTYTIGGVLQSSGIGIIGLNPNNAIFIDMNTFLAQFDPGGLVNGVIIYVDSPNNVNEVTNELKALFPMDQVLNLSTLLTSINQFFTVLELFLGFIAGISFVIIGIWIFDTMMISIIQRTREFGIMRAVGFSGRSIPILLIIESVIIALIGSAIGTALLAAIVHAIPQPTNPFNPRAFASSPSITLPIVVTPIDFAALFILPIAINILASLIPALRAMRIPPAQTLRYE